One genomic window of Hymenobacter radiodurans includes the following:
- a CDS encoding MFS transporter — protein sequence MRFVTRAVWLLSLISLFTDLASEMLYPVMPLYLQSIGFSVLYIGLLEGMAEAVAGLSKGYFGQWSDRLGRRVPFVQWGYGLSALSKPLLAWLTTPTGVLLVRTVDRLGKGLRTGARDALLAHEATPANRGKVFGFHRSLDTVGAVLGPLAALGWLAAYPGQYRSLFLWALLPGAVAVLLAFGLREGRAVPSGRPVVPFWVAFRYWRQAPPAYRRVVGGLLVFALFNSSDAFLLLVAQARGLPAPTVIGLYVLYNLTYALCAWPLGHVADRWGPRRLLVMGFVVFAGVYGGVALAHDRWTFGALFVLYGVYAAATEG from the coding sequence ATGCGATTCGTGACCCGCGCCGTCTGGCTGCTCTCGCTTATCAGCCTGTTCACCGACCTGGCCAGTGAGATGCTCTACCCCGTGATGCCCTTGTATTTGCAATCTATTGGCTTCTCGGTCTTGTACATCGGGCTGCTCGAAGGCATGGCGGAAGCCGTGGCCGGCCTGAGCAAAGGGTACTTCGGGCAGTGGTCCGACCGCCTGGGCCGACGGGTGCCGTTTGTGCAGTGGGGCTATGGCCTGAGCGCCCTGTCAAAGCCCCTGTTAGCGTGGCTGACTACCCCGACTGGGGTGCTGCTGGTCCGCACCGTGGACCGGCTCGGGAAGGGCTTGCGTACCGGGGCCCGCGATGCCCTGCTCGCGCACGAAGCCACCCCCGCGAATCGGGGCAAGGTGTTCGGATTTCACCGGTCCCTGGATACGGTGGGCGCCGTGTTGGGGCCGCTGGCGGCCCTTGGGTGGCTGGCGGCGTATCCGGGGCAGTACCGGTCGCTGTTTCTGTGGGCCCTCCTGCCGGGGGCAGTGGCAGTCCTTCTCGCTTTCGGCTTGCGCGAGGGACGGGCCGTGCCCTCGGGGCGTCCGGTCGTGCCTTTTTGGGTGGCGTTCCGCTACTGGCGGCAGGCCCCGCCCGCGTATCGACGCGTCGTCGGGGGGCTGCTGGTATTTGCCCTATTCAACAGCTCGGATGCCTTTTTATTGCTGGTGGCGCAAGCGCGGGGCCTCCCCGCTCCCACGGTTATTGGGCTGTATGTTCTCTACAACCTCACCTACGCGCTCTGCGCCTGGCCCTTAGGCCATGTGGCCGATCGGTGGGGGCCGCGGCGCTTGCTGGTGATGGGCTTCGTGGTGTTTGCCGGGGTGTATGGCGGGGTCGCGCTGGCCCACGACCGGTGGACGTTTGGGGCCCTGTTCGTACTCTACGGCGTGTACGCCGCCGCCACCGAGGGGTGA